The Syntrophales bacterium genomic sequence AGAGAACGCCGCTCGTTTCGCAGGCGGTGTCCGTGACGACGCTGGCGGGCATTACGAGTTCGGCCTCGGGCGTCCGTCACCCTGGACCGGATGTCCAGAGACTGGCAGGTCTCGGCGAATTCGATCGGCATGTCTCTGGAAATTCTTCATCGGGTCGCTTCCATGACATCGGGGGGATGTGATACATTGCCTCACAACGGGGCCGTCATCACCCTCCTGGCCGTCTGTGGACTAACCCGCAGGCAATCGTATCCCGACATCGGGATGATCACCCTCATCAAGACGATGGCCGTATTCAGCGTGAATCTGCTCTACCATGCAACAGACTTTACGGATCCGGGCAATCGCCCGCTGCAATATCAGACGGGGCAGCCGTTCCCGGGGAGGGAGATGCAACGGTCTCCGGGAATGGGCAACAGGGTCTTTCCCGGCATCGGGTAGACTTGACTCTGATCGTTCTCAGGAGGTGAAACATGATGGAGCATCCGATCCTGGACGAAATCCGGGCCCAGATCCGCCGCAAGGGCAAGATCGTATCCGGGGAGCAGGCCGTCGCGATCATCCGGGACGGCGACGTCGTTACCACCGGCGGCTTCGTGAGCGCGGGCGTTCCCGAGGATATCCTCATTTTTCTCGAAGAACGCTTCAGGCAGGAGGGCCACCCCCTGGACCTGACGCTCATCTATGCAGCCGGCCAGGGCGACGGCAAGACCCGGGGCCTGAATCACCTGGGATACGAAGGCCTGATCGGCCGCATCATCGGCGGGCACATCGGTCTCGCCCCACAGCTCCAGAGGCTCATCCGGGAGGAGAAGGTCCTCGCCTACAATTTCCCCCAGGGGGTCATCAGCACCCTCTTCCGCAACCTGGCCGCGCAGAAGCCGGGCCTGCTGTCCTATGTGGGGCTCGGCACCTTCATCGATCCCCGGCTGGACGGCGGCAAGCTGAACGAGAGGACGAAACGGGAAGGCGAGGACCTGGTGAAGCTGATGGAGATCGAGGGACGGGAGATCCTCTTTTACAAGCTGCCCCCGATCGATGTGGCCATCATCCGGGGTACGACCGCCGATACGGACGGGAACATCACCATGGAAAGGGAGGCCCTCACGATCGAGATGCTGGCCCAGGCCATGGCCGCGAAGAACTGCGGCGGCTTTGTCATCGCGCAGGTGGAGCGGATCGCCGACCGGCACACCATGAACCCGAAGAGCGTCAAGGTCCCCGGCATCATGGTGGACTGCGTCGTGGTTGCCAGGCCCGAGAACCACAAGCTGACGTTCCTGGAACCGTACAACCCCGGATTCACGGGCGAGATCCGCGTGCCCATGGCCTCCGTTCCGCCCATGGATCAGGGGCCGCGCAAGGTGATCGCCCGGCGCGCCGCTTTCGAGCTTCGGCCCAACCAGGTGGTGAATCTCGGCATCGGGATGCCCGAGGGGGTCGCCCGTATCGCCAACGAAGAGGGCATCCTGGACCTGCTCACGCTGACGGCGGAGCCGGGCGTGATCGGCGGGATGCCCAACGGCGGCCTCAATTTCGGGACCGGTACGAACATCGACGCCCTCATCGACCAGCCCTACCAGTTCGATTTCTACGACGGGGGCGGCCTGGACATTGCCTTCCTCGGCTCCGCGGAGATGGACGAGGCGGGCAATGTCAACGTGAGCAAGTTCGGACCCCGGTTCGTCGGACCGGGAGGCTTCATCAACATCAGCCAGAACGCGAAGAAAATCGTTTTCCTCGGCACATTCACGGCGGGGGGGCTGCAGGTCTCCGTCGTTGACGGCAAGCTTCGGATCGACACGGAGGGGCGGGAGCAGAAGTTCGTCAAGCAGGTGGAGCAGATCACCTTCAGCGGCAGATACGCCGCCCTGAGGCGTCAGCCCGTCCTCTACGTCACGGAGCGGTGCGTCTTCAGCCTCACGCAGGACGGGATGGAACTGGTCGAGATCGCCCCCGGGGTCGATTTGGACAGGGACATTCTTTCCAGGATGGGCTTCCGGCCGGTGATGAAGACGCCCCCAAGGCTCATGGACCCGCGGATCTTCGGCGTCGCGCCCATGGGGATCATCCGGGAGCTCCTGGATATCCCGATCGAAGACCGGCTGGTGTACGATGCCCGGGAAAACACGTTCTACGTGAATTTCGAGAATTTCTACGTGAAGTCCGTCGAGCAGATCCGCGGCATCCAGGATCATGTCGAGAGCATGCTGAAGCCGCTGGGAAAGAAGGTCTACACCATCGTCAACTACGACAACTTCAACATCCTTCCCGAGCTCGTGGACGAGTACGCGGAGATGGTCAAGTACGTGATGCAGTTCTACGAGAAGGTGACCCGCTACACCACCAGCACGTTTCTACGCATGAAGCTTGGCGACGAGCTGGCAAAACGGGACGTGGCGCCCCATCTCTACGAATCGAAGGACGAGGCCCGCCGCCTCCTCAAGGAATAGGCGCCGCATTATCCCCGGGATCGGAGGATCGGGACGACCGGTCAGCGGGATCCGTGCCAGACGATCCGCGCGTCCACGGCGAGGCAGCCCTCCGCGGAGGCCATCAGGGGGTTGATGTCCAGCTCGGCGATGTCCGGGATCTCCAGGGCCAGGAAGGACAGGCGCTCCAGGACGTCCACCAGGGCCTTCCGGTCGGCTCCCGGGCGGCCCCGGGTTCCCTCGATCAGCGGGGCGCTCTTCAGGGAGCGGAGCATCTCCTCCGCTTCCTCCGCATCGACAGGAGCCAGGACGCGGCTTACGTCGCGGAAGACCTCCGCGTGGATGCCCCCCAGGCCGCAGGCGACAACCGGGCCGAACTGGGGATCCCGCTTGATTCCCAGGAGGATCTCCAGGCCGGGGGCCTGCTCCTGGATCTGGACGGCCTCCACGGCCGTACCCGGGCTGCGGCGCCGGACGTTCTCCAGGAGCCGCTCGTAGGCGTCGGCCAGCTCTTCGGGCCGGGCGATGCCGGGGATGACGCCGTTCCACTCGGTCTTGTGAAGGAAGGCGTCCCCCGCCAGTTTCAGGACCACGGGGTAGCGAAAGCGGGGGGCCAGGGCCTCCAGTTCGGAGCGGCCGGCCGCAATGGCTCCCTGCGCTGCCGGGATCCCGAAGGCCTTCAGGACCGCCAGGGCGTCTTCGCCGAGAAGGAATCCACGCTCCCGTCCTTTCGCGAGGAGCGGATCGAGGACGGATCGATCCACCGGGAATGATCGCGGGTGGGGCTCCCTCCGGTTTTTCGCCTCGTGCCAGCGCCGGCAGAAGGAGAGGGCCTGGACCGACTGCTCGATCGTGGGGAAGCAGCCGATTCCCGGGATGGCCTCGTAGCGGTCCAGAAAGGGCTCCACGTCGATGTAAACCCACATGGCCACGGGTTTCCCGTTGCCTGCTTCCCGCCGGGATCGTTCACACACCTCCACAAGATTCATGGACTGGTGAAGCGGGGAGACCGTGGCCGGCAGGATGACCATGACACCGTCCACGCCGGGGTCCCGAAGGAAACCCGTCAGGGCCTTGCCGAAGGCACCCGGGTAGTCGCCGCCGATCATGCCGATGGGCCAGATGTCCAGGGGGTTGCCGACGCCGATCCAGTCGGGGATCCCCTGCTTCAACTCCTTCGCCAGACCTTCGGGGAGATTCGCCAGGGTGAGCCCC encodes the following:
- a CDS encoding CoA-transferase; the protein is MMEHPILDEIRAQIRRKGKIVSGEQAVAIIRDGDVVTTGGFVSAGVPEDILIFLEERFRQEGHPLDLTLIYAAGQGDGKTRGLNHLGYEGLIGRIIGGHIGLAPQLQRLIREEKVLAYNFPQGVISTLFRNLAAQKPGLLSYVGLGTFIDPRLDGGKLNERTKREGEDLVKLMEIEGREILFYKLPPIDVAIIRGTTADTDGNITMEREALTIEMLAQAMAAKNCGGFVIAQVERIADRHTMNPKSVKVPGIMVDCVVVARPENHKLTFLEPYNPGFTGEIRVPMASVPPMDQGPRKVIARRAAFELRPNQVVNLGIGMPEGVARIANEEGILDLLTLTAEPGVIGGMPNGGLNFGTGTNIDALIDQPYQFDFYDGGGLDIAFLGSAEMDEAGNVNVSKFGPRFVGPGGFINISQNAKKIVFLGTFTAGGLQVSVVDGKLRIDTEGREQKFVKQVEQITFSGRYAALRRQPVLYVTERCVFSLTQDGMELVEIAPGVDLDRDILSRMGFRPVMKTPPRLMDPRIFGVAPMGIIRELLDIPIEDRLVYDARENTFYVNFENFYVKSVEQIRGIQDHVESMLKPLGKKVYTIVNYDNFNILPELVDEYAEMVKYVMQFYEKVTRYTTSTFLRMKLGDELAKRDVAPHLYESKDEARRLLKE
- a CDS encoding acetate--CoA ligase family protein — translated: MKKFLEPRSVALIGVPRSAGPDSYNNAETMLRYGYEGRLYPINPNAEEIYGLKAYKSVLDLPERADLAVISTGRDRVLPALRDCIRAGIDRVVVITQGFSDADEQGKAMQEEIVRTAREAGVRVLGPNTMGILNNFRNFTTAFMDTERPRAYPPVSVIAQTGFIQMAAPNMGYRHWGKAIDIGNGADVDVVDALEYLEDDPETEIIFIYMEGVSRGAAFLETAARITRRKPVLVFKSGRTRAGARAALSHTGSLVGEDAVFEAAFRRTGIIRVNDGSELTDAVHALLLLGEMKGPRIAVLTITGAGGIMVVDACEPLGLTLANLPEGLAKELKQGIPDWIGVGNPLDIWPIGMIGGDYPGAFGKALTGFLRDPGVDGVMVILPATVSPLHQSMNLVEVCERSRREAGNGKPVAMWVYIDVEPFLDRYEAIPGIGCFPTIEQSVQALSFCRRWHEAKNRREPHPRSFPVDRSVLDPLLAKGRERGFLLGEDALAVLKAFGIPAAQGAIAAGRSELEALAPRFRYPVVLKLAGDAFLHKTEWNGVIPGIARPEELADAYERLLENVRRRSPGTAVEAVQIQEQAPGLEILLGIKRDPQFGPVVACGLGGIHAEVFRDVSRVLAPVDAEEAEEMLRSLKSAPLIEGTRGRPGADRKALVDVLERLSFLALEIPDIAELDINPLMASAEGCLAVDARIVWHGSR